In Pseudomonas fluorescens, a genomic segment contains:
- a CDS encoding FMN-binding glutamate synthase family protein, with amino-acid sequence MSLSLLSRYAFFAVCVIFTLASLPFIEYEWLWPITIVTGILSLIGLFDLLQSPHAVRRNYPILGNIRYLVEAIRPEIRQYLLESDSDALPFSRAQRSLVYSRAKNETADKPFGTLIDVYQSGFEFIGHSMRPAPLSDPSTFRVMVGGPQCTQPYSASVFNISAMSFGSLSANAIRALNQGAKLGNFAHDTGEGSISPYHRENGGDLTWELGSGYFGCRTSDGRFDPERFAAQAQNPQVRMIEVKMSQGAKPGHGGILPKHKVTQEIAETRGILMGEDCVSPSRHSAFSTPIELMQFIAQLRELSGGKPVGFKFCLGHPWEFMGIAKAMLETGILPDFIVVDGKEGGTGAAPVEFTDHIGVPLRDGLLFVHNTLVGLNLRDKIKLGASGKIVSAFDIASVLAIGADWANSARGFMFAIGCIQSQSCHTNKCPTGVATQDPLRQRALVVPDKAQRVFNFHRNTLKALAEMLAAAGLDHPSQLSAKHLVRRMSATEIKLFSQLHVFLKPGELLTGEVNGEFYSRMWQMARADSFEAHEVAAA; translated from the coding sequence ATGAGCCTGTCCTTGCTAAGCCGTTACGCCTTCTTTGCCGTATGCGTCATTTTCACCCTCGCCAGCCTGCCTTTTATCGAATATGAATGGCTGTGGCCCATCACCATAGTCACCGGCATCCTCAGCCTGATCGGCCTGTTCGACCTGCTGCAAAGCCCCCACGCGGTACGCCGCAACTACCCGATCCTGGGCAATATCCGATACCTGGTGGAGGCGATTCGCCCGGAAATCCGCCAGTACCTGCTGGAATCCGACAGCGACGCCCTGCCCTTCTCACGCGCCCAGCGCTCGCTGGTCTACTCACGGGCCAAGAATGAAACCGCCGACAAACCCTTCGGCACCCTGATCGATGTGTACCAGTCGGGCTTTGAGTTTATCGGCCACTCCATGCGTCCGGCGCCACTGAGCGACCCCAGCACCTTTCGCGTGATGGTCGGCGGCCCGCAATGCACGCAGCCCTATTCCGCGTCGGTGTTCAACATCTCGGCGATGAGCTTCGGCTCCCTGAGCGCCAACGCGATCCGCGCGCTCAACCAGGGCGCCAAGCTGGGCAATTTCGCCCATGACACCGGCGAAGGCAGCATCAGCCCCTATCACCGTGAAAACGGCGGTGACCTGACCTGGGAGCTGGGCAGCGGCTACTTCGGCTGCCGCACCAGTGACGGCCGCTTCGACCCAGAACGCTTCGCCGCACAGGCGCAGAACCCGCAAGTGCGCATGATCGAAGTCAAGATGAGCCAGGGTGCCAAGCCCGGCCATGGCGGCATCCTGCCCAAGCACAAAGTGACCCAGGAGATCGCCGAGACACGCGGCATCCTGATGGGCGAAGACTGCGTCTCGCCCTCGCGCCACAGCGCGTTCTCCACACCGATCGAGTTGATGCAGTTCATCGCCCAGTTACGCGAACTGTCCGGCGGCAAACCGGTGGGCTTCAAGTTCTGCCTGGGCCACCCGTGGGAATTCATGGGCATCGCCAAGGCCATGCTGGAGACCGGCATCCTCCCGGACTTTATCGTGGTCGACGGCAAGGAAGGTGGCACCGGCGCCGCGCCCGTGGAGTTCACCGACCATATCGGCGTACCGCTGCGTGATGGCTTGCTGTTCGTACACAACACCCTGGTGGGCCTGAACCTGCGCGACAAGATCAAGCTGGGCGCCAGCGGCAAGATCGTCAGCGCATTCGATATCGCCAGCGTGCTGGCCATCGGGGCTGACTGGGCCAACTCGGCGCGGGGCTTCATGTTCGCCATCGGCTGCATTCAGTCGCAAAGCTGCCACACCAACAAATGCCCGACCGGCGTCGCCACCCAGGACCCACTGCGCCAACGCGCCCTGGTGGTGCCGGACAAGGCCCAGCGCGTATTCAACTTCCACCGCAACACCCTCAAGGCCCTCGCCGAAATGCTCGCTGCCGCGGGTTTGGACCATCCGTCGCAGCTGTCAGCCAAGCACTTGGTGCGACGCATGTCGGCCACCGAGATCAAGCTGTTCTCGCAGTTGCATGTGTTCCTCAAGCCGGGGGAGTTGCTGACTGGGGAAGTGAACGGCGAGTTTTATTCGCGCATGTGGCAGATGGCTCGGGCGGATAGTTTTGAGGCCCATGAGGTGGCGGCCGCTTAA
- a CDS encoding glycoside hydrolase family 3 N-terminal domain-containing protein, with protein MAIRLVALLLVCLALSASAQTDPVELLLAQMTLEEKAGQLTQLATVDTVTGPAIDQGSLTHPPMQTVGSVLGIYGAERTRQLQQSVVEGSRLHIPLLFAFDVIHGFRTLFPVPLAEAAAWDPDLSQRTARAAAMEASASGLHWTFAPMLDITRDPRWGRVVEGAGEDPFLGSALAVARVRGTHGDGPPNTSFMLSTAKHFVAYGAAEGGRDYNSADLSQRTLQEVYLPPFQAAVEAGADAVMPGFEELAGVPMHSNAPLLKGLLRGQWGFTGIIVSDWMGVHELIPHGVAASPADATRKALNAGVEIDMVSQSYSRNLPDLVRNGQVSLTTVDEAVRHILRAKQRLGLFENPYRYSDPARERAQTLTPQTRALAREAAQKSIVLLKNSGALLPLPKDLHTLLVVGSLATDAQATLGAWALAGNTNDTVTILEGIQRTVSPATQVTYVPGASPTSLDTQGIAAAQQAAQKADVVVAVLGETADMSGEAASRADLGLPGAQDALVQTLLETGKPVVIILMNGRPLSLSNSAQQATAILESWFLGSEMGQGVADVLFGDVNPSGKLPITFARSVGQVPIYYGYRNSGRPATGQNPYESTYLDLPSTPAYAFGFGLSYTTFAYSAPQLSTERLASTQSLNVRVTVTNTGQRAGDEIVQLYLRDDVASVARPVRRLRGFRKVHLAPGEARIVEFTLGPEDFALLDDDLLPVVEAGTFTLFVGGSSTTDNQATFEVTDSRRLHTLGPAIPRQLRR; from the coding sequence ATGGCTATTCGTCTCGTGGCATTGCTACTCGTCTGCCTTGCGCTATCGGCCTCGGCACAGACTGACCCGGTTGAACTGCTGCTGGCGCAAATGACGCTAGAGGAAAAAGCTGGCCAGCTCACCCAGTTGGCGACAGTGGACACCGTCACCGGCCCGGCGATTGACCAGGGCAGCCTGACCCACCCGCCGATGCAGACTGTGGGCTCGGTGCTCGGCATCTACGGTGCCGAACGGACCCGACAATTGCAGCAGAGCGTCGTAGAAGGCTCGCGCCTGCATATCCCGCTGTTGTTTGCATTTGATGTGATCCACGGTTTTCGCACCCTATTCCCGGTGCCCTTGGCCGAGGCGGCGGCCTGGGACCCCGACTTGTCGCAACGCACTGCCCGTGCAGCCGCCATGGAGGCTTCGGCCAGCGGCCTGCATTGGACCTTTGCCCCCATGCTCGATATCACCCGCGACCCACGCTGGGGGCGGGTGGTCGAGGGGGCCGGGGAAGACCCGTTCCTGGGTTCGGCACTGGCGGTGGCAAGAGTCCGAGGGACTCACGGCGATGGGCCACCCAACACATCCTTCATGCTGTCCACCGCCAAACATTTTGTCGCTTACGGCGCCGCCGAAGGCGGACGTGACTACAACAGCGCCGACCTGTCACAACGCACCTTGCAAGAGGTCTACCTGCCGCCGTTCCAGGCGGCCGTAGAGGCCGGCGCGGATGCCGTGATGCCAGGGTTCGAGGAACTCGCGGGGGTTCCCATGCACAGCAACGCGCCCCTCCTCAAAGGTCTGTTACGCGGCCAATGGGGGTTTACCGGAATCATCGTCAGCGACTGGATGGGCGTGCATGAACTCATCCCCCATGGCGTGGCGGCCAGTCCAGCGGATGCCACGCGCAAGGCATTGAACGCCGGTGTCGAGATTGACATGGTCAGCCAGTCCTATAGCCGAAACCTGCCCGACCTGGTGCGCAACGGTCAAGTGTCGCTGACCACCGTGGATGAGGCCGTACGCCATATCCTCAGGGCCAAGCAGCGGCTGGGCCTGTTCGAAAATCCCTATCGCTACAGCGACCCCGCCCGCGAACGTGCCCAGACCCTGACCCCGCAAACCCGTGCTCTGGCTCGCGAGGCGGCACAGAAATCCATCGTCCTGCTGAAAAATTCAGGCGCGCTGCTCCCCTTGCCCAAGGACCTGCACACGTTGCTGGTGGTGGGCAGCCTGGCCACGGATGCCCAAGCCACGTTGGGCGCTTGGGCCTTGGCTGGAAATACCAACGACACCGTGACGATACTGGAAGGCATACAGCGCACTGTCTCCCCTGCCACCCAAGTGACCTACGTCCCCGGAGCATCGCCTACCAGCCTGGACACCCAAGGCATAGCAGCGGCACAACAGGCCGCCCAGAAGGCCGATGTGGTGGTGGCCGTACTCGGCGAAACCGCCGACATGAGTGGAGAAGCCGCCAGTCGCGCCGACCTTGGCCTGCCCGGCGCCCAGGACGCGCTCGTGCAAACGCTGCTGGAAACCGGCAAGCCCGTGGTGATCATCCTGATGAACGGTCGCCCGCTGTCGCTCTCGAACAGCGCCCAACAGGCAACGGCCATTCTGGAGTCCTGGTTCCTTGGCAGTGAAATGGGGCAGGGTGTGGCCGACGTGCTGTTTGGCGATGTAAACCCCAGCGGCAAGCTGCCCATCACCTTTGCCCGCAGTGTGGGGCAAGTCCCCATCTACTATGGCTACAGGAACAGCGGGCGCCCGGCCACAGGCCAAAACCCGTACGAATCCACCTACCTGGATTTGCCCTCGACGCCCGCGTATGCCTTTGGTTTTGGTTTGAGCTACACCACCTTCGCCTACTCGGCCCCCCAACTGAGCACCGAACGCCTCGCCTCGACCCAGTCCCTGAACGTCCGCGTCACGGTGACCAATACGGGCCAGCGGGCGGGAGACGAAATCGTCCAACTCTATCTACGCGATGATGTCGCCAGCGTGGCGCGCCCGGTCCGCCGACTGCGAGGCTTTCGCAAAGTACACCTGGCCCCTGGCGAAGCCCGGATCGTCGAGTTCACCCTTGGCCCGGAAGACTTTGCCCTGCTCGACGATGACTTGTTGCCCGTGGTCGAAGCCGGCACCTTTACTCTATTCGTCGGCGGCAGTTCCACGACCGACAATCAAGCCACCTTTGAGGTCACCGACAGCCGCCGCCTGCACACGCTTGGCCCCGCCATCCCGAGGCAGCTCAGACGCTGA
- a CDS encoding ATP-binding protein: MNQPPNRRILLIDDTPSIHDDFRKILTPPIETNQVLDEMESALFGDSTQPAAPAFELDSAYGGEEGLALLVTAMAKQRPYALAFVDMRMPQGWDGAKTIEELWKVAPGLQVVVCTAYSDYSWEDLLARLQAHDRLLILKKPFDNIEVQQMANTLTNKWDMARRASLQNSHLEQLVVQRTQALTHASEALQIEIDERKHLESQLVQSEKLASLGQLAAGVAHEINNPVGFISSNLNTLDSYFSQLQQMLGAYRQAEEMIESGEQRDQLKALRESLELDFLKEDIPVLIHESKEGINRVVQIVRDLKNFSRVDNDQTWQWANLQQGIDSTLNIVASELKYKADVVKHYQPLPDIECLASQLNQVVMNLVINAAQSMGPERGTITLSTGVEGDTIWLEVADNGCGIAPQALQKIFDPFFTTKPVGEGTGLGLSLSYGIVKKHHGTITVSSEVGKGTTFRVVLPIRQTA; encoded by the coding sequence ATGAACCAACCACCTAACCGGCGCATTTTGCTGATCGATGACACGCCGTCGATCCACGACGATTTTCGCAAGATCCTGACGCCGCCGATCGAGACCAACCAGGTGCTCGATGAAATGGAGTCAGCCCTGTTCGGCGACAGTACCCAACCGGCCGCCCCGGCATTCGAGCTGGACTCGGCCTATGGCGGCGAAGAGGGACTGGCATTGCTCGTCACCGCCATGGCCAAGCAACGTCCCTATGCATTGGCCTTTGTCGATATGCGCATGCCCCAGGGCTGGGACGGTGCCAAGACGATCGAGGAGCTATGGAAAGTCGCCCCCGGCCTGCAAGTGGTGGTGTGCACGGCGTATTCGGATTATTCCTGGGAAGATTTGCTCGCCCGGCTGCAAGCCCATGACCGCCTGCTGATCCTGAAAAAACCTTTCGACAACATCGAAGTCCAGCAGATGGCCAACACCCTGACCAACAAATGGGACATGGCCCGCCGTGCCTCGCTGCAAAACAGCCACCTGGAACAATTGGTGGTGCAGCGCACCCAGGCGCTGACCCACGCCAGCGAGGCGCTGCAAATCGAAATCGACGAACGCAAACACCTGGAAAGCCAACTGGTGCAGTCGGAAAAGCTGGCGTCGCTTGGGCAACTGGCGGCGGGGGTCGCGCATGAGATCAATAACCCGGTGGGGTTTATCTCGTCCAACCTCAATACCCTCGACAGCTACTTCAGCCAACTGCAACAGATGCTGGGCGCTTACCGGCAGGCTGAGGAGATGATCGAATCGGGCGAGCAGCGTGATCAGCTCAAGGCTTTGCGCGAAAGCCTGGAGCTGGATTTTCTCAAGGAGGATATTCCGGTCCTGATCCATGAATCCAAGGAAGGCATCAACCGCGTGGTGCAGATCGTCAGGGACCTGAAAAACTTTTCACGGGTGGACAACGACCAGACCTGGCAGTGGGCCAACCTGCAACAAGGCATCGACTCGACGCTGAACATCGTCGCCAGTGAACTCAAGTACAAGGCCGACGTGGTCAAGCACTACCAGCCCTTGCCGGACATCGAGTGCCTGGCCTCGCAGCTCAACCAGGTGGTGATGAACCTGGTGATCAATGCGGCCCAATCCATGGGGCCGGAGCGCGGCACCATCACCCTGAGCACCGGCGTGGAAGGCGACACCATCTGGCTGGAAGTCGCGGACAACGGCTGCGGGATTGCCCCGCAGGCCCTGCAAAAGATTTTCGACCCGTTCTTCACCACCAAGCCGGTGGGTGAAGGGACGGGGCTGGGGCTCTCGCTGTCGTATGGGATTGTGAAGAAACATCACGGGACTATTACGGTCAGCAGCGAAGTGGGCAAAGGCACCACCTTCCGGGTGGTGCTGCCCATTCGGCAAACAGCCTAG
- a CDS encoding DAHL domain-containing protein, whose translation MTLSRRRASQLFLGCMTMLLASILVFLYIKSSNDQAASYTQSRDLIRQLQQLNAQWDSEVLKARIAITHNYDPLVTPLTKMTQLWAELEAHDSYHNPEDLRAWQASQQAYREAIQEKARRVDQFKSHNAVLRNSLAFLPTAEDDIQAQFNQVNGPAKLQLQSVATDTYDLLLSSMEFAQITSDERAADILVGLGKLNVNKELLPSAFQAPVDILSNHIELILREQPVVNTLLEQIAAIPVAERLDELTTHLNQDQQAADRIDQKYHRYLLVFSTLLVALLLYLAIRLLRSVAEINRVNRALQAANETLEQRVERRTQQLKDAQSELMDNARQAGMAEIATNVLHNVGNVLNSVNISADLVARKLRSSKAQGLGKAMQLINEHQGDLGTFLTEDEKGKLLPGYLNQLVNAIAVEQQGLTDELAQLSKSVDHIKDIVSTQQSYAGASSLLEPLDISALMEDALRMNAGALSRHNVTVIKEYAAVPQILGDKHRLLLIMVNLISNAKYAMANLSDRPRRITLSVTPVDGDTLQISVKDDGEGIPAENMTRIFTHGFTTRKEGHGFGLHSCALAALEMNGQLSAHSDGPGQGAIFTLKIPLTRPEVSHEPTT comes from the coding sequence ATGACCCTCTCCCGCCGCCGCGCCAGCCAATTGTTCCTGGGGTGCATGACGATGTTGCTGGCCTCGATACTGGTCTTTCTGTACATCAAGTCCTCCAACGACCAGGCCGCCTCCTACACCCAGTCACGCGACCTGATCCGCCAGTTGCAGCAACTCAACGCACAGTGGGACAGCGAGGTGCTCAAGGCCAGGATCGCCATCACCCACAATTACGACCCGCTGGTGACGCCCCTCACAAAAATGACCCAGCTGTGGGCCGAGCTGGAAGCACATGACTCATACCACAACCCTGAAGACCTGCGCGCCTGGCAAGCCAGCCAACAAGCCTACCGGGAGGCGATCCAGGAAAAAGCCCGGCGGGTCGACCAGTTCAAATCCCACAATGCGGTGTTGCGTAACTCCCTGGCCTTCCTGCCGACGGCCGAAGACGATATCCAGGCGCAGTTCAACCAGGTGAACGGGCCCGCCAAACTGCAACTGCAAAGCGTGGCCACCGACACGTACGACTTGCTGCTCAGCAGCATGGAGTTCGCCCAGATCACCAGTGACGAGCGTGCCGCCGACATCCTCGTCGGCCTGGGCAAGCTGAACGTCAACAAAGAACTGTTGCCCAGCGCGTTCCAGGCCCCCGTGGACATTTTGAGCAATCACATCGAACTGATTTTGCGCGAGCAGCCGGTGGTCAACACCTTGCTCGAACAGATCGCCGCCATCCCGGTGGCCGAACGCCTGGATGAACTGACCACCCACCTCAATCAGGATCAACAGGCCGCCGACCGCATCGACCAGAAATACCATCGCTACCTGCTGGTGTTCTCGACCCTGCTGGTCGCCTTGTTGCTGTACCTGGCGATTCGACTGCTGCGCAGCGTCGCCGAGATAAACCGCGTCAATCGCGCCTTGCAGGCCGCCAACGAAACCCTGGAACAACGCGTCGAGCGGCGCACTCAACAGCTCAAGGATGCCCAGAGCGAGCTGATGGACAATGCCCGCCAGGCCGGCATGGCCGAGATCGCGACCAATGTGCTGCACAACGTCGGCAACGTGCTCAACAGCGTGAACATCTCCGCCGACCTGGTTGCCCGTAAACTGCGCAGCAGCAAGGCACAGGGCCTGGGCAAGGCCATGCAATTGATCAACGAGCACCAGGGTGACCTCGGCACCTTCCTCACCGAAGATGAAAAGGGCAAGCTGTTGCCCGGCTACCTGAACCAACTGGTAAACGCCATTGCCGTTGAACAGCAAGGGCTTACGGACGAGCTGGCACAACTGAGCAAGAGCGTCGACCACATCAAGGACATCGTCTCCACCCAGCAATCCTATGCGGGCGCATCCAGCCTGCTGGAACCGCTGGATATCAGTGCCTTGATGGAAGATGCCTTGCGCATGAACGCAGGCGCCCTGAGCCGTCATAACGTCACGGTGATCAAGGAATACGCAGCCGTGCCGCAGATCCTGGGGGACAAACATCGCCTGTTGCTGATCATGGTCAACCTGATCAGCAACGCCAAGTACGCCATGGCCAACCTGAGCGACCGGCCACGCCGCATCACCCTGTCCGTCACGCCCGTGGATGGCGACACCTTGCAGATCAGCGTCAAGGACGACGGCGAAGGTATACCCGCAGAAAACATGACACGGATCTTCACCCACGGCTTTACCACCCGCAAGGAAGGCCACGGCTTCGGCTTGCACAGCTGTGCCCTGGCCGCCCTGGAAATGAACGGCCAGCTCAGCGCCCACAGCGATGGGCCGGGCCAAGGCGCTATATTCACCTTGAAGATTCCTCTTACCCGGCCGGAAGTCAGTCATGAACCAACCACCTAA